The stretch of DNA AAACTTGTCGCAATGTTCAGGCGTCCAGCCGTGACCCGAACAGCGATGCTGATCATTACAGGGATCGTGTTCACACTGATGGTCTGGGGTGTTGGCTCGCTGATTGTTCACGCCATTATGCCGACGCCAGAACCCACCCCTGTGCCCACGGCAACCCGCGTGACCCTGCCTGCAGGGGTTAGCACGCCAGCTTTTTCAGCCAGCGGGCAATCAACCGGTTTGCTGCGCGGGCATGAAATTCAAATTACCCCCGCAACCGCGGTTGAGGGTCGCACCGAAGTGATCCAATACACCGTTGAAGCAGGCGACACGATCTTTGGGATCGCAGAAAAATTCGGATTAACGCCAGAAACGGTGTTGTGGGCCAACCGTTATGTCATCGGCGACACTCCGGATGGCTTAAGTATCGGCGTGGAACTCTTCATCCTGCCCATGGATGGCGTTTATCACCGCTGGTCCGAGGGAGAGGGTTTAAACGGCGTTTCCTCCTTTTACGGTGTCTCTCCCGATGTGATTGTTAATTATCCCGGCAACAACCTGGATCAAGATCTTGTTGGTGACTATTCAAACCCCAACATTGCTCCGGGCACGATGTTGGTCGTCCCGGGCGGTAAACGACCAACAGTCGCCTGGATTGTTCCTCGGGATAGCCCCGCTTCAGGCAATTCCTATCTCGGTCCTGGCGCCTGCGGAGGCATCCTTTATGGTGATGTCGGCACCGGTACCTTCACCTGGCCGACCACAGAAAAATGGCTTTCGGGCTACGATTACAACCCACCCGTTCACAATGGGCTTGATTTTGCCGGTCGTTCCGGCTTCTCCATCTTCGCGTCTGATTCCGGCGTGATCGTCTATTCGGGCTGGTCGGATCGCGGGTATGGCAATTTGATCGTTATCGACCACGATCGCGGCTGGCAGACCTTTTATGCCCACCTGTTGGATGGTTCAATGCTGCCCTGTGGCAGCAATGTCCAGAAAGGTCAATTGATCGGCTTAATGGGTAGCACTGGAATGTCCACCGGTCCTCACCTC from Brevefilum fermentans encodes:
- a CDS encoding M23 family metallopeptidase — translated: MNNQPDPESKIEEIDLDKSETDSPERPGAENPISAGSKLVAMFRRPAVTRTAMLIITGIVFTLMVWGVGSLIVHAIMPTPEPTPVPTATRVTLPAGVSTPAFSASGQSTGLLRGHEIQITPATAVEGRTEVIQYTVEAGDTIFGIAEKFGLTPETVLWANRYVIGDTPDGLSIGVELFILPMDGVYHRWSEGEGLNGVSSFYGVSPDVIVNYPGNNLDQDLVGDYSNPNIAPGTMLVVPGGKRPTVAWIVPRDSPASGNSYLGPGACGGILYGDVGTGTFTWPTTEKWLSGYDYNPPVHNGLDFAGRSGFSIFASDSGVIVYSGWSDRGYGNLIVIDHDRGWQTFYAHLLDGSMLPCGSNVQKGQLIGLMGSTGMSTGPHLHFEIRLNGYPVNPWQFLN